GCAGAATACCAGCTGAATCCATTCCTGCTATTTGGTGCATATATGAACGAAACCTTCAAAGGAGAATACTTAAAACAGGCAGGTAGTAGCCAGAACATGGTGTACGCACACCTGTATAGTGTATTCAGATTCTAATTTAACCATTACCCAAAAAGCCGCTGCTTATCCTGAAGGGGATAAGCAGCGGCTTTTAAAATGATCTCAATCCTGTTCTATTCTGGCCAGTGGAATTTGCTTGCGATACTCATTGGGCGTTAGCCCGGTATGTTTTTTAAAGAGCCTGGTAAAATAAGAAGGATCATCAAAACCCAATTCATAAGCAATCTCAGAAATATTGGAATTGAAATGATACAAATGTGCTTTTGCTTTTAGGATCAGTTCCACCTGTACCACCTGCAGTGCCGACATTTGTTTGAGGGAGCGGCAGATGCGGTTCAGGTGTTTGGCGGTAATGTGCAGGTGATCAGCATACACCTGTAAACTCGTGAATGGACTTTTGGAAACCTTAATGAGATGCTGAAATTTCTTGAAATAATATAAATTGTTATTGTGCCCGGATTTGAGCGAAGGCTGTTCGTTGGAGTAGCGATAGAATTGCAGTACTAATAAGTAGAGCATGTGTTCCAGGATAATCTCTTTCCCTACTTTAGACTCATTGAATTCAGTATGAATTTTATTGAATGATTCCCTGAATGGAGGCAATACATCTCCTTTCAACACGAAGATGGTTTCCAGCGCATGCAGAATATTCGGATATCTTTCATGCAGAGTCTCCGTATAAAAATCAGAGAAGGTGAGAATACGGCCATCTATATGTGCACCGAAATGAAAACCGTGAATACTCAGTGGTGGAATGAAACACATAAAAGGTGCTTCTAAACAGATTTGCTCATCGGCAGTATAAAAAGTAGCGTACCCACTTTCGACAAAAAATACCTGGTACAATGAACTGTGAAAATGTGCGTCTACTTCCCAGTTGAAATCCTTACTTCTGTTTTCAATTGTTTCACAAAAAATATAATTCTCTTTGTGAGTGTTTTTTTCTCTATATAGCCCGGAGTAATTAATGAACTCATGGTGCTGAATGCTGTTCGCGTGCATAGCATACATTTGAAATTCAAAATTAAGTGGCCCATGCGCCTTCCATTCTGACCACAGACAGTCGATGGACTGATTTTAATCCGGTTCGAATTGTCCTATTTAATAAGTCAATAGTGCAAGCACGGCGAATTTTGATGGATGACCTTTGTTTTATAAAACAATAACACAATGAGTCAGGAAAACAAACCCATAGTAATCGATGACTTGCGGAGTGCATTGGAATTATTGAAAACAATTCCTCAGCAATATCATGAAACAGATGTATTGATCGATCCAAATGCGGACTTGGCAGGTGTATACAAACAAATAGGTGCAGGTGGTACCGTACAGCGTCCTACCCGCCTTGGCCCTGCCATGATGTTCACTAATGTAAAGGGGTATCCTGGTGCTAAGGTACTGGTGGGCCTGCTGGCTAGCAGAGACAGAGTAGCGGCTATGTTGGGTGCGCCAGGCGTAGAACTGGGTAAATACATGGGTCAGGCTGTAAAGAATTACATTGCCCCTGTAGTGGTACCCAATGCAGGGGCCCCCTGCCAGGAAGTAGTGTACAAAGCTACCGACAAGGATTTTGACCTGAGAAAGATCCTGCCTGCACCAACGAATACACCTGAAGATGCGGGTCCTTATTTCTGCGAAGGACTGGTATTAGGCTCAGATCCTGAAACAGGCCACAGCGATGTAACTATTCACCGCCTCTGCGTACAGGGCAAAGATTCCATCTCCATCTATTTTGCACCAGGCAGACACATAGATGCCTTCCGTGAAAAAGCAGAGAAAGCTGGCAAACCACTGCCTATTACCATCAACATGGGGCTTGATCCTGCTATCATGATCGGCTCCTGTTTTGAAGCGCCTACCACACCATTTGGCTTTGACGAACTGTCCATAGCCGGTGGTCTGCGCAAGAAACCAGTAGAACTGGTAAAATCCCTTACCATCAACCAACATGCTATCGCGAAGGCCGAAATCGTGATTGAAGGTGAAATTCTGCCAAACGTAAGAGTAGTAGAAGACCAGAACACCAACACAGGTCACGCTATGCCTGAATTTCCAGGTTATAACGGTCCTGCGAACCAATCACTGCCACTGATCAGGGTAACAGCGATTACCACCCGCAAAAAACCGATTATGCAAACACTGATAGGTCCGGGTGAAGAACATACCAGCCTGGCAGGTATTCCAACAGAAGCCAGCATTTACAACGCTGTAGAAGCTGCACTGCCTGGTTTGCTGAAAAACGTGTATGCACATACCTCCGGTGGTGGTAAATTCATGAGCATACTGCAAATTCAGAAAACCAAACCAACAGATCAGGGTCGTGAAAGACAAGCTGCGCTGGTAGCCTTTGCTGCTTATTCTGAACTGAAACAGGTGATCCTGGTGGATGACGATGTAGACATCTTTGACAGCAACGACGTATTTTGGGCAATGACTACCCGTTACCAGGGCGATATCAGCACCATTTTTATTCCAGGTGTTCGTTGTCACCCACTGGATCCTTCACAGGACCCTTCATTCGATCCTAAGATTTTAGGTAAGGGTATTTCAACCAAGACTATCTTTGACTGTACCGTTCCATGGAATCTGAAAGACAGATTCAAACGTGCGCAGTTCAAAGAAGTAGATGCAACGCCTTATTTACCTGAGTGGTTTAAATAAACAGATGAAAAAAAACGGGCTGGCTGAAGGTGCTCCTTTGGCCAGCTCACTAAAAAAAATCATATGCTAACCGGACCAATTATAAATTCCGTCGCAACATTAACCGGCTCCATCATCGGGGCTACTATGGGAAACAAAATTCCTGAACGTCTCCGTCTTGCTCTTCCTATGACATTTGGTGCAGCTTCCATGGCACTGGGTATTAACTCAGTGGTCAAGGTAAGCATGCTGCCACCAGTAATCCTGGCACTGCTGGTAGGTAGTGCGATCGGTGAACTGCTGAAAATTGAAAAGGGAATTGAATGGGCGGCTATCCGTGTCAACGGACCAATTCAGAAGATCTTCCCAAGAGAAAAAACGAATGAAGATCCGCAGGCTTTCCTGCAGAATTTTGTGGCTGTACTGGTACTCTTCAGTGCAAGTGGTACAGGTATATTTGGGGCATTGAATGAAGGTATAACACATGATCCAACCGTATTGATATCCAAGGCGATGCTGGATTTCTTCACATCCGCCATATTTGCTACTTCCCTTGGCTTTATTGTGGCTACTACAGTAATTCCGCAATTTATCATTCTCTGCGGTTTGTATTTACTGGCCGGGGTGATCCTGCCTTTGACCACTCCCCAGCTGATTGCTGACTTCTCTGCCTGCGGCGGCATAATCATGTTCGTAACAGGGTTCAGGATCTGCGGTATTAAGAAATTCCCTATAGCTAATATGTTGCCCGCGTTATTGCTGGTAATGATATTCTCACATTACTGGAGGTTACTCTTCCATTAGCAAAATAGCCAGCCGGGGCTATAGGCAACGGCTGGCCTTTTTCTTTAAACTGATTTTATGAAAAAGAGGATTATAATAGGTATCAGTGGCGCTACCGGTCTGCAATACGGTATTCGTGCACTGGAACTGCTCAAAGAACAGGATGTGGAAACACACCTGGTGGTAAGCAAAGCGTCGGAACTGGTAAGGACCTACGAAACCGATATAAAGCATGAAGAACTCATGTCTATGGCCGATGTAATTTATCCTACCGCCGATGTGGGAGCCGCTATTGCCAGTGGCTCTTTCAAAACCTTAGGGATGCTCATCGCCCCCTGTTCTGTAAAAACGATG
This Chitinophaga sancti DNA region includes the following protein-coding sequences:
- a CDS encoding helix-turn-helix transcriptional regulator; its protein translation is MHANSIQHHEFINYSGLYREKNTHKENYIFCETIENRSKDFNWEVDAHFHSSLYQVFFVESGYATFYTADEQICLEAPFMCFIPPLSIHGFHFGAHIDGRILTFSDFYTETLHERYPNILHALETIFVLKGDVLPPFRESFNKIHTEFNESKVGKEIILEHMLYLLVLQFYRYSNEQPSLKSGHNNNLYYFKKFQHLIKVSKSPFTSLQVYADHLHITAKHLNRICRSLKQMSALQVVQVELILKAKAHLYHFNSNISEIAYELGFDDPSYFTRLFKKHTGLTPNEYRKQIPLARIEQD
- a CDS encoding UbiD family decarboxylase, with the translated sequence MSQENKPIVIDDLRSALELLKTIPQQYHETDVLIDPNADLAGVYKQIGAGGTVQRPTRLGPAMMFTNVKGYPGAKVLVGLLASRDRVAAMLGAPGVELGKYMGQAVKNYIAPVVVPNAGAPCQEVVYKATDKDFDLRKILPAPTNTPEDAGPYFCEGLVLGSDPETGHSDVTIHRLCVQGKDSISIYFAPGRHIDAFREKAEKAGKPLPITINMGLDPAIMIGSCFEAPTTPFGFDELSIAGGLRKKPVELVKSLTINQHAIAKAEIVIEGEILPNVRVVEDQNTNTGHAMPEFPGYNGPANQSLPLIRVTAITTRKKPIMQTLIGPGEEHTSLAGIPTEASIYNAVEAALPGLLKNVYAHTSGGGKFMSILQIQKTKPTDQGRERQAALVAFAAYSELKQVILVDDDVDIFDSNDVFWAMTTRYQGDISTIFIPGVRCHPLDPSQDPSFDPKILGKGISTKTIFDCTVPWNLKDRFKRAQFKEVDATPYLPEWFK
- a CDS encoding DUF554 domain-containing protein, translating into MLTGPIINSVATLTGSIIGATMGNKIPERLRLALPMTFGAASMALGINSVVKVSMLPPVILALLVGSAIGELLKIEKGIEWAAIRVNGPIQKIFPREKTNEDPQAFLQNFVAVLVLFSASGTGIFGALNEGITHDPTVLISKAMLDFFTSAIFATSLGFIVATTVIPQFIILCGLYLLAGVILPLTTPQLIADFSACGGIIMFVTGFRICGIKKFPIANMLPALLLVMIFSHYWRLLFH